A portion of the Burkholderia sp. GAS332 genome contains these proteins:
- a CDS encoding Protein-tyrosine-phosphatase, translating into MYGVSVTRKYKVLFLCRENSARSIIAEALLRELAGHRFEAFSAGPEPAARVHPIAAAQLRPGISDLGALSPKSWLEFTGEWAPRMDLVIALDECVAGHHAPLFPGEPSLCHWTFADPLTGEVPEPERVRLFEKVFWQIVRQVSTFIESPQYAAAREGAARVDSPACVSDAV; encoded by the coding sequence GTGTACGGGGTGAGCGTGACCAGAAAATACAAGGTGCTGTTTCTCTGCCGCGAGAATTCAGCACGCAGCATCATCGCCGAAGCTTTACTGCGCGAACTGGCTGGACACCGGTTCGAAGCATTCAGCGCGGGGCCGGAGCCGGCCGCGCGGGTTCATCCCATTGCGGCCGCGCAATTGCGGCCCGGTATTTCGGACCTCGGCGCGCTCAGTCCGAAAAGCTGGCTGGAATTCACGGGTGAATGGGCGCCGCGGATGGACCTCGTCATTGCTCTGGACGAGTGCGTCGCCGGGCATCATGCGCCGCTCTTTCCTGGGGAACCGTCTTTGTGTCATTGGACATTCGCCGATCCGCTCACCGGCGAAGTGCCCGAGCCGGAGCGTGTCCGTTTGTTCGAAAAAGTGTTCTGGCAAATCGTGCGGCAGGTCAGCACTTTCATCGAATCGCCACAGTACGCGGCGGCGCGGGAGGGTGCCGCGCGCGTCGACTCGCCGGCTTGCGTGAGCGACGCGGTGTGA
- a CDS encoding Uncaracterized surface protein containing fasciclin (FAS1) repeats translates to MKGKWVFAAAVLSIAASSGFAAGETVTVGGQAMLPSKDIVDNAVNSADHTTLVAAVKAAGLVDTLKSPGPFTVFAPTNEAFAALPAGTVDTLVKPENKATLTSILTYHVLPGRYDFSKLDSAIKAGGGKASIKTVNGEMLTFTENGPRNIVVADAAGHTADISTYDVYQSNGVIMVVDKVLMPK, encoded by the coding sequence ATGAAAGGGAAATGGGTTTTTGCCGCCGCGGTTTTATCGATTGCCGCCTCCAGCGGATTCGCTGCAGGTGAAACCGTTACGGTAGGCGGACAGGCGATGCTCCCCAGCAAGGACATCGTCGACAACGCGGTCAACTCCGCGGATCACACCACGCTGGTCGCCGCGGTCAAAGCGGCGGGTCTCGTCGACACGCTCAAGAGTCCCGGTCCGTTCACCGTTTTCGCGCCGACCAACGAAGCGTTTGCCGCACTGCCGGCCGGCACGGTCGACACGCTCGTCAAGCCTGAAAACAAGGCGACGCTCACCAGCATTCTCACCTATCACGTACTCCCCGGCCGTTACGACTTCAGCAAGCTGGACTCGGCGATCAAGGCTGGCGGCGGTAAGGCGTCGATCAAGACCGTCAATGGCGAGATGCTCACCTTCACCGAAAACGGACCGCGCAATATCGTCGTCGCCGACGCGGCGGGCCACACCGCGGACATCTCCACCTACGACGTCTATCAAAGCAACGGCGTCATCATGGTGGTCGACAAAGTGCTGATGCCGAAGTAA
- a CDS encoding FMN reductase, with protein MTSFNQQRRPLVIGIGGTTRAASSTERALGFALRGAEAAGANTRLFGGTFLHSLPHYAPEDPRRTDEQLELIEAVRHADALIIATPGYHGGVSGLVKNALDTLEELRADERPYLDGRAVGCIVTAYGWQAAGSVLTSLRSIVHALRGWPTPFGAGINTLETRFDTVDTCSDAKVVDQLATVGQQAAQFALAFNAHRTPTAAPLGNAVNEAQPARLLHAV; from the coding sequence TTGACCAGTTTCAATCAACAGCGCCGGCCGCTCGTCATCGGCATCGGCGGTACGACACGCGCGGCGTCGTCGACCGAGCGCGCACTCGGCTTTGCGCTGCGCGGCGCAGAAGCCGCGGGCGCGAATACCCGCCTGTTCGGCGGCACCTTCCTGCATAGCCTGCCCCACTATGCCCCGGAAGACCCCCGACGCACCGACGAACAACTTGAACTGATCGAGGCCGTGCGTCACGCTGACGCGCTGATCATCGCGACGCCCGGCTATCACGGCGGCGTCTCGGGCCTCGTCAAGAACGCGCTTGACACGCTCGAAGAGTTGCGCGCCGATGAACGACCGTATCTGGATGGCCGCGCGGTCGGCTGTATCGTCACCGCTTATGGCTGGCAGGCTGCCGGCTCGGTGCTGACGTCGCTGCGCTCGATCGTCCACGCGCTGCGCGGCTGGCCCACACCGTTCGGCGCCGGCATCAACACGCTGGAGACGCGCTTCGACACCGTCGACACGTGTTCCGATGCCAAAGTCGTCGATCAGCTCGCCACGGTCGGCCAGCAGGCCGCGCAATTCGCCTTGGCGTTCAACGCGCATCGCACGCCGACGGCCGCGCCGCTCGGCAATGCAGTCAACGAAGCGCAACCCGCCCGCTTGCTGCACGCGGTCTAA
- a CDS encoding Predicted arabinose efflux permease, MFS family, with protein sequence MLMEDNLPASTASPDDGASSSLRSWLAVVAVAIGAFAFVTTEFLPVGLLPRIAADLGVLPGTAGLMVTVPGVIAAISAPGLMLVAGRMDRRRVFLLLTALLLASNLISAFAPDFLFMLLGRALLGAALGGFWTLATAASGRLVQPKDSAKAMATILTGVTCATVIGVPLGTFIASFASWRASFMATGVLVAIALVAQFVFVPSLPSTAALRLRDLVALLRRPHPRRSMLMVALVFGAHFSSYTYITPFLLRNASFTMSTITWLLLGFGMIGFISNFAVSSTVTRNLKTSVGTMVSLLMFALLAMPLLQHSSIGVMALVLAWGVSFGALPLCFSIWIQRATPDSPEAGSALFVSIIQVAIALGSLIGGVVVDHVGISADFLFGSGLALLGLAALASFGRSEQKVPAESIACPVCTD encoded by the coding sequence ATGCTGATGGAAGATAATCTGCCGGCGAGCACTGCCTCGCCGGACGATGGCGCCTCGTCGTCCCTACGTTCGTGGCTCGCTGTCGTGGCCGTTGCAATCGGCGCATTCGCGTTCGTGACCACGGAGTTTTTACCCGTTGGATTGCTGCCGCGCATCGCGGCGGATCTGGGCGTACTGCCGGGTACCGCAGGATTGATGGTCACCGTGCCGGGTGTGATTGCCGCCATCTCCGCGCCCGGTCTGATGCTGGTGGCCGGCCGGATGGATCGCCGGCGCGTGTTTCTGCTGCTCACAGCGTTGCTGCTGGCGTCGAATCTGATTTCCGCTTTCGCGCCTGATTTCTTGTTCATGCTGCTCGGCCGCGCGTTGCTCGGCGCGGCTTTGGGCGGATTCTGGACCCTGGCGACGGCTGCATCGGGGCGCCTTGTGCAGCCGAAGGATTCGGCCAAAGCCATGGCGACGATCCTGACCGGCGTGACCTGTGCGACGGTGATCGGTGTGCCGCTCGGCACATTCATTGCCAGCTTCGCGTCATGGCGTGCTTCGTTTATGGCCACCGGCGTACTGGTCGCTATCGCGCTCGTGGCTCAGTTCGTCTTCGTGCCGTCCTTGCCGTCGACAGCCGCATTACGGCTGCGCGATCTGGTGGCGCTGCTGCGCCGGCCGCATCCGCGTAGAAGCATGCTGATGGTGGCGCTCGTATTCGGCGCGCATTTTTCTTCCTACACGTACATCACGCCGTTCCTGCTGCGTAACGCAAGCTTCACCATGTCGACGATTACGTGGTTGCTGCTCGGCTTCGGCATGATCGGTTTCATCTCGAACTTCGCCGTTTCGTCGACGGTGACGCGCAATCTGAAAACGTCCGTCGGCACAATGGTTTCTCTGCTCATGTTCGCGCTGTTAGCCATGCCGCTGTTGCAACATTCGTCGATCGGCGTGATGGCGCTTGTGCTTGCGTGGGGTGTTTCTTTTGGCGCGTTGCCGCTGTGCTTCAGCATCTGGATTCAACGCGCCACGCCGGATTCACCGGAAGCGGGCTCGGCGCTGTTCGTCAGCATCATCCAGGTTGCGATCGCGCTCGGGTCGCTCATTGGTGGTGTGGTGGTCGATCATGTCGGCATTTCCGCCGACTTTCTCTTCGGTAGCGGTTTGGCGCTGCTGGGGCTCGCGGCGCTCGCGAGTTTTGGGCGAAGCGAGCAGAAGGTGCCCGCCGAATCGATAGCGTGTCCGGTGTGTACTGATTAG
- a CDS encoding CHAD domain-containing protein: MNYQILVSATSGAGASPSIAGGNSGRADSITRAMSTADAFACLATSISADAARRAHALHLKADPEVLHKLRVALRRLRSLWWAYEPLLDRKDSALQRGEFKSLANAAGKTRDWDILRDLLAADRSMQHRFAALLESVDEHRADALSFSRRTIGNAGVEQILQRALTGARHQLDSPATRPTLAGFAEDRVESAEKALKKRVRRVVSDKDSGYVALHEVRIAGKRLRYLLEFFSPVLDASHQATIARLTSVQDELGKLNDLVTSETLLREYSFQLGEPKVVKQAVGYLQDQKRHHMHNVHETLRTAW; this comes from the coding sequence ATGAACTATCAGATTCTCGTGTCTGCGACGTCAGGAGCAGGCGCGTCCCCATCGATTGCCGGCGGCAACAGCGGGAGAGCCGATTCGATAACCCGGGCCATGTCGACGGCCGACGCGTTTGCCTGTCTGGCGACGTCCATTTCTGCAGATGCCGCTCGGCGTGCTCACGCACTGCATTTGAAAGCAGACCCTGAAGTCCTGCACAAGCTTCGCGTCGCGCTGCGCCGTTTGCGTTCGCTATGGTGGGCGTACGAGCCATTACTTGACCGGAAGGACTCGGCGCTGCAGCGTGGCGAGTTCAAATCGTTGGCCAACGCCGCGGGCAAAACCCGCGACTGGGATATCCTGCGCGACCTGCTTGCCGCCGACCGGTCGATGCAGCACAGGTTTGCCGCACTGCTCGAGTCTGTGGACGAGCATCGCGCCGACGCGCTCTCGTTCAGTCGAAGAACAATTGGGAACGCGGGCGTCGAGCAGATACTCCAGCGCGCACTGACAGGTGCCCGACACCAACTGGATTCGCCGGCCACCCGTCCTACGCTGGCCGGGTTTGCCGAGGACCGGGTGGAATCCGCCGAGAAGGCACTAAAAAAGCGGGTGAGGCGCGTGGTATCGGATAAAGATTCAGGGTACGTTGCGCTGCATGAAGTGCGCATCGCGGGAAAGCGGTTGCGATATCTGCTGGAGTTCTTTTCGCCGGTTCTCGATGCCAGTCATCAGGCCACCATTGCGCGCCTGACGTCGGTGCAGGACGAACTCGGCAAGCTCAATGACCTCGTCACGAGCGAAACATTGCTTCGCGAGTATTCGTTCCAGCTCGGTGAGCCCAAGGTGGTCAAACAGGCCGTCGGGTATCTGCAGGACCAGAAGCGGCATCACATGCACAACGTGCACGAGACCTTGCGCACGGCATGGTAG
- a CDS encoding mandelamide amidase, whose amino-acid sequence MTWTVDEQLALTATEAVAAIQSGRIKAADYMATLLARAAALSSLNALTTLDLDGALAAAQRIDALPPEAKARLPLAGLPIVVKDNINTAGLQTSAGTPALEGFVPQTNAPSVQRLLDAGAIVLGKANMHELAFGITSTNFATHAGPVRNPYDPTLIPGGSSGGTAAAIAARIAPAGLGTDTGGSTRIPAALTGIAGFRPSVGNGGAERRYHDPNAVVPISHTRDTVGPMARTVADIALLDGVITGAGPLPPVTLNGLRIGLPAPLWEGLERQVEQVARAALLRLDAAGVTFVPVAMSELETLNGHVGGPIAIHEPRADVLAWLVANHAPVKTVAEMAARIASPDVRAIYDDVLADVLGAHYDAALKHWRPRLQQYVAATFADERLDALLFPTTRLAAVPIDDLNGSSTVSIDGAAPIDTMDAFLRNTDPASTSGIPGLSLAAGMTASGLPVGLELDGPLGEDRRLLAIGVAFEQLLGVLPAPVL is encoded by the coding sequence ATGACATGGACCGTTGATGAACAGTTGGCGCTAACCGCCACGGAAGCGGTCGCCGCGATCCAGTCCGGGCGCATCAAAGCCGCCGACTATATGGCCACGCTGCTCGCACGCGCGGCGGCGCTCTCGAGCCTCAATGCGCTCACCACGCTCGACCTCGACGGCGCGCTGGCCGCCGCGCAGCGCATCGATGCGTTGCCGCCCGAGGCGAAAGCGCGATTGCCACTCGCCGGTTTGCCCATCGTCGTGAAGGACAACATCAACACGGCCGGCTTGCAAACCTCGGCGGGCACGCCCGCTTTGGAAGGCTTCGTGCCGCAGACGAACGCGCCCTCGGTACAACGGCTTCTAGACGCCGGCGCGATCGTGCTCGGCAAAGCCAACATGCACGAGTTGGCGTTCGGCATCACCAGCACGAACTTCGCCACCCACGCCGGACCGGTGCGCAATCCATACGACCCCACCCTGATCCCCGGCGGCTCGTCGGGTGGCACCGCCGCCGCGATCGCCGCGCGCATCGCGCCCGCGGGTCTCGGCACCGACACCGGCGGCTCGACCCGCATTCCGGCCGCGCTGACGGGCATCGCGGGGTTTCGTCCGTCGGTCGGGAATGGCGGCGCCGAGCGGCGCTATCACGACCCGAATGCCGTCGTGCCGATCAGCCATACGCGCGATACAGTGGGTCCGATGGCGCGCACGGTTGCCGATATCGCTTTGCTCGATGGCGTGATCACCGGAGCGGGACCGTTGCCGCCGGTCACGCTGAACGGCTTGCGGATCGGCTTGCCCGCGCCGCTCTGGGAAGGGCTCGAAAGGCAAGTGGAACAAGTCGCGCGCGCCGCCTTGCTGCGTCTCGACGCAGCGGGCGTCACCTTCGTGCCCGTCGCGATGAGCGAACTGGAAACCTTGAACGGCCACGTAGGCGGCCCCATTGCGATCCACGAGCCGCGCGCAGACGTGCTCGCCTGGCTCGTCGCCAACCATGCGCCGGTCAAGACGGTGGCAGAAATGGCGGCCCGCATCGCGAGTCCGGACGTGCGTGCGATCTACGACGACGTGCTTGCCGACGTGCTCGGCGCCCATTACGACGCGGCACTGAAGCATTGGCGGCCACGCTTGCAGCAATATGTCGCGGCGACTTTCGCGGATGAGCGTCTCGACGCGCTGCTGTTCCCGACCACCCGCCTCGCCGCGGTGCCGATCGACGATCTGAACGGTTCGTCGACGGTATCGATCGATGGCGCCGCGCCGATCGATACGATGGACGCGTTTCTGCGCAATACCGATCCGGCCAGCACGTCCGGCATTCCGGGCTTGTCGCTGGCCGCGGGAATGACCGCCAGCGGCTTGCCGGTCGGCCTGGAACTGGATGGTCCCCTCGGCGAGGACCGGCGGCTGCTGGCGATCGGCGTCGCCTTCGAGCAATTGCTCGGCGTGCTGCCGGCGCCTGTGCTCTGA
- a CDS encoding DNA-binding protein H-NS, with translation MDERKRDSMIAYLRHRMEEFGIKPEDLAAVLAAEPKGQKAARYRSATGDSWDGQGEMPQWLKQAISAGQSIDHFELSATPAPAPQPRKQVDWVNDPFAGSPLARQTNR, from the coding sequence ATGGACGAAAGGAAGCGAGATAGCATGATTGCGTATCTCCGCCATCGCATGGAAGAGTTTGGTATCAAACCAGAAGACCTCGCCGCCGTGCTGGCGGCCGAACCGAAGGGGCAAAAAGCCGCGCGCTACCGTAGCGCAACGGGCGATAGCTGGGACGGCCAGGGTGAAATGCCCCAATGGCTTAAACAGGCAATTAGCGCAGGTCAATCAATTGACCACTTCGAATTATCGGCCACGCCGGCACCCGCCCCGCAGCCGAGAAAACAGGTGGATTGGGTAAACGACCCGTTCGCAGGCAGCCCGCTTGCGCGCCAGACCAACCGCTAA
- a CDS encoding CDP-diacylglycerol pyrophosphatase has translation MPMTLSTQARFLQTLLRTVAALAVAFTASSCARLAAVDSNALWKIVDLRCVPSQQATGTPGQCTVVDLDKRYVILKDIVGRSQHLLIPTDRVTGIESPFVLAPNAQNYWDDAWTSRLYVDQSVKRSLPDNQLGLEINSQYRRSQNQLHIHIDCMQRNVSDALARHAKDAPGEWRWDTLDGQRYRIMRVTSLTQANNPFRLVARDNGNAAAMAMQTILVTGAGPSAEKDGWLVVNSGLDVDNGSGTAEGLLDHACRVADGA, from the coding sequence ATGCCGATGACACTGTCAACACAAGCCCGCTTTTTACAAACCCTTCTGCGAACCGTCGCCGCCCTGGCGGTCGCCTTTACCGCCTCCTCCTGCGCGCGCCTTGCCGCAGTCGATTCGAACGCGCTCTGGAAAATCGTCGATCTGCGCTGCGTGCCGTCGCAGCAGGCTACCGGCACGCCGGGCCAATGCACGGTCGTCGACCTCGACAAACGCTATGTAATCCTGAAGGACATCGTCGGGCGCTCACAACATCTGCTGATTCCGACCGACCGCGTCACCGGCATAGAAAGCCCGTTCGTACTAGCGCCGAATGCGCAGAACTATTGGGACGACGCGTGGACGTCGCGGCTTTACGTCGACCAGTCCGTCAAGCGGTCCTTGCCCGACAATCAACTTGGCCTCGAGATCAACTCGCAGTACCGCCGCTCGCAAAACCAGTTGCATATCCATATCGATTGCATGCAGCGCAACGTGAGCGACGCCCTCGCACGCCACGCGAAGGACGCGCCTGGCGAGTGGCGCTGGGATACGCTGGACGGCCAGCGCTACCGGATCATGCGCGTCACCTCGCTCACTCAGGCGAACAATCCGTTTCGCCTTGTCGCGCGTGACAACGGCAACGCCGCAGCGATGGCGATGCAAACCATCCTCGTGACCGGTGCGGGGCCATCGGCGGAAAAGGACGGCTGGCTCGTCGTGAATAGCGGGCTGGATGTCGACAACGGCAGCGGTACGGCGGAAGGCTTGCTCGATCATGCGTGCCGGGTGGCGGATGGCGCTTGA
- a CDS encoding PAS domain S-box-containing protein/diguanylate cyclase (GGDEF) domain-containing protein codes for MMRKLGERSNALARQVNQRPGSIGLGDPALGEIDAYFYSVLEHVVAVRMETDARLDSVVSQSSSDAKRVSAALLASGLTAAALLLGLMRWNVRIARRLRAALRLADGARARYQRFFDEHPLPIWIYDNQSLSIVAVNGAAQRSFGYQEDELLKMSLGDVHPADEFIRLKEAFQSKPGTTSGETQAVGVWVHRTRSGERRSMDVHHLNVSFEGRTATMSVMVDVTLEMAAKAELFESKQTLEYVLDHIPQGVAWKDARHRYVGGNEIYARDAGLLSRDALIGLSDHDLRWGDDANTVQVEDVRVMSRELTRRHFERSAIAVDGTEVWISETKLPLEDQNGAVVGVLIAYENITARRKAELALRLQGRAIDASINGIVITEVRQDLNVVIFANAAFERITGYSSSDVMGVDCNALFNLAGESHKWAEVRHAMNCDNEANVTLPCSRKNGERFWNNVLVAPVRDERGHVTHHVGVMSDVTALVEYQARLEHQAKYDALTELPNRTLLDERLVEAIKRASEAGSEVSVMFLDLDRFKEVNDSLGHRVGDTLLASVARRLQRLVRSNDLVARYGGDEFIIVAARSGSEQLIPMLDRLIAAMTEPFYASERELYVEASIGVATYPQDGADADTLIRNADAAMYLAKSHGRNGYQFYRPELNRAAAERLHLSTRLRRAVKAKTLQVAYQPQIDMVTGRIFGAEALLRWHDAELGAVSPAVFIPIAEETGLIQGMGEWVLRTACLQVSRWREQGLPSIRVSVNVSPHQLERSDIVGVVRAALHDAACPAELLELEVTEGALMRNADDVARVLRDLRELGVKVSIDDFGTGYSSLSYLKRFSIDRIKIDKVFVQEIGRGTEYEALTLAVIAIAEALKFDVIAEGVETDVQRGFLVEHGCIEGQGFLYSAAVSGEAIASMLRLPSSESSDAETGRGIPAGT; via the coding sequence ATGATGCGAAAGCTCGGCGAACGTAGCAATGCGTTGGCCAGACAGGTCAACCAGCGTCCTGGCAGCATTGGCCTCGGGGACCCGGCGTTGGGCGAGATTGATGCTTACTTCTATAGTGTTCTCGAACACGTCGTCGCTGTGCGTATGGAAACCGATGCCAGGCTCGACTCCGTTGTCAGTCAGTCTTCATCGGACGCAAAGCGGGTGTCCGCTGCGCTGCTCGCGAGCGGTTTGACGGCGGCGGCGCTACTGCTTGGTCTGATGCGCTGGAACGTTCGAATCGCGAGACGGCTTCGCGCGGCACTCCGTTTGGCTGACGGAGCGCGTGCCCGGTATCAACGGTTTTTTGATGAACATCCGTTGCCAATCTGGATATACGACAATCAGTCGCTGAGCATTGTCGCGGTCAATGGTGCCGCGCAGCGGAGCTTTGGGTATCAGGAGGACGAACTGCTCAAGATGTCGTTGGGCGATGTCCATCCCGCGGATGAATTTATCCGTTTGAAGGAGGCCTTCCAGTCAAAGCCCGGCACCACATCCGGCGAGACGCAGGCGGTCGGCGTCTGGGTTCATCGGACCAGGTCGGGCGAGCGAAGGTCCATGGACGTTCACCACCTGAATGTTTCGTTTGAAGGTCGCACTGCCACGATGTCCGTCATGGTGGACGTCACGCTTGAAATGGCCGCCAAGGCCGAACTGTTTGAATCCAAGCAGACGCTTGAGTACGTGCTCGACCACATTCCCCAGGGGGTTGCATGGAAGGACGCCAGGCACCGTTACGTTGGTGGCAATGAGATCTATGCACGCGATGCCGGTTTGCTATCGCGGGACGCCCTGATTGGCTTGAGCGACCACGATTTGCGTTGGGGCGACGATGCCAACACGGTACAGGTCGAAGATGTCCGGGTCATGTCGCGTGAGCTTACCCGGCGCCATTTCGAGCGTAGTGCGATCGCCGTTGATGGAACGGAAGTGTGGATTTCCGAAACCAAGCTCCCGTTGGAAGACCAGAACGGAGCGGTCGTCGGCGTTCTGATCGCCTACGAGAACATCACAGCCCGGCGCAAAGCCGAACTGGCGCTGCGTCTTCAAGGCCGAGCGATCGACGCGAGTATCAATGGGATTGTGATTACCGAGGTACGGCAAGACCTGAACGTCGTGATCTTTGCTAACGCGGCGTTCGAGCGTATCACCGGGTATTCGTCCAGCGACGTGATGGGCGTGGATTGCAATGCCTTGTTCAATCTGGCTGGTGAATCCCATAAATGGGCTGAAGTTCGACATGCCATGAACTGCGATAACGAGGCCAATGTCACGCTGCCCTGTAGCCGGAAGAACGGTGAACGTTTCTGGAATAACGTGCTGGTGGCGCCCGTGCGTGATGAGCGAGGGCATGTGACCCACCATGTGGGTGTCATGAGCGACGTGACAGCGCTGGTGGAATATCAGGCGCGCCTCGAGCACCAGGCGAAATACGATGCGTTGACGGAACTGCCGAATCGCACCTTGCTCGATGAGCGGCTGGTTGAAGCCATTAAACGCGCATCAGAGGCTGGCAGCGAAGTATCGGTCATGTTCCTCGACCTTGACCGCTTCAAGGAGGTCAATGACTCGCTTGGGCATCGAGTAGGTGACACCCTGCTGGCGAGCGTAGCAAGGCGGTTGCAGCGACTGGTCCGCTCAAATGACCTGGTGGCGCGTTACGGTGGGGACGAGTTCATCATCGTTGCCGCGCGTTCAGGCAGCGAGCAGTTAATACCCATGCTTGACCGGCTGATTGCCGCGATGACCGAACCGTTTTATGCCAGCGAGCGGGAGCTGTATGTGGAGGCCAGCATTGGCGTCGCCACGTATCCGCAGGACGGCGCCGATGCCGACACGTTGATTCGCAATGCCGACGCGGCAATGTATCTGGCGAAGTCGCACGGGCGGAACGGATATCAGTTTTACCGGCCCGAACTGAATCGGGCCGCAGCGGAACGCTTGCACCTGTCAACCCGGCTGCGGCGGGCAGTCAAGGCCAAAACGCTTCAGGTGGCTTATCAACCGCAAATCGATATGGTCACAGGGCGTATCTTCGGCGCCGAGGCGTTGTTGCGTTGGCATGATGCCGAGCTCGGCGCGGTGTCGCCTGCCGTGTTTATTCCCATTGCCGAAGAAACGGGCTTGATTCAAGGCATGGGTGAATGGGTGCTCCGAACCGCCTGTCTACAGGTCAGCAGGTGGCGGGAGCAGGGCCTGCCTTCGATTCGTGTTTCGGTGAACGTCTCCCCGCATCAGTTGGAGCGCTCCGACATCGTCGGCGTAGTGCGTGCCGCATTGCACGACGCGGCCTGTCCGGCCGAATTGCTCGAGCTGGAAGTGACGGAAGGTGCGCTGATGCGCAATGCCGATGACGTGGCGCGGGTGCTGCGCGACTTGCGCGAACTCGGCGTCAAAGTCTCCATCGATGATTTCGGTACCGGCTATTCGAGCCTGAGTTATCTGAAGCGCTTCAGTATCGACCGCATCAAGATTGACAAGGTCTTTGTGCAAGAAATTGGCCGGGGGACAGAATACGAAGCGCTGACACTCGCCGTCATCGCCATTGCCGAAGCCTTGAAATTCGATGTAATTGCGGAAGGCGTCGAAACGGACGTGCAGCGGGGATTTCTGGTTGAGCACGGATGTATCGAGGGGCAAGGTTTTCTATACAGCGCCGCTGTTTCGGGCGAAGCCATTGCAAGCATGCTTCGATTGCCGAGTTCGGAGTCAAGCGATGCCGAAACCGGTCGGGGGATTCCTGCTGGCACGTGA
- a CDS encoding DnaJ domain-containing protein codes for MAREAIHGEVEQAMATLYDTLGVPMHATDEEIKRAYRKAAMKWHPDRNNGAEEVARATFQEIKDAYAILSDAAQRKVYDSVYTEQMRGWEAQRARQQKAQTERETAARAADEAAYAEMVSLAMRFADDGHNRDVLFGVLLGRRCEAQRAAQIADSVSALQASRREAEKAAAAEAAAKAADAPGVAPDVATQAEAASVNDDAANHGASAQRSNPGKREESASDAHPAGVLGGLWFQFLNGLRF; via the coding sequence ATGGCCCGCGAAGCGATTCACGGCGAGGTCGAGCAAGCAATGGCAACCCTATATGACACACTCGGCGTGCCCATGCACGCCACGGACGAAGAAATCAAGCGGGCCTACCGCAAGGCCGCGATGAAATGGCATCCCGATCGCAATAACGGCGCCGAAGAAGTTGCGCGCGCCACCTTCCAGGAAATCAAGGACGCGTACGCGATCCTCTCCGATGCCGCGCAGCGCAAGGTGTATGACTCGGTCTACACCGAGCAGATGCGCGGCTGGGAAGCGCAGCGTGCCCGCCAGCAGAAAGCCCAGACTGAACGTGAGACGGCGGCGCGTGCCGCGGACGAAGCGGCCTATGCCGAGATGGTGTCGCTCGCCATGCGTTTCGCCGACGACGGTCACAATCGCGACGTGCTGTTCGGCGTCCTGCTAGGACGTCGATGCGAGGCGCAGCGCGCCGCGCAGATCGCCGACAGCGTGTCGGCCTTGCAGGCGTCGCGGCGCGAGGCGGAGAAGGCGGCGGCTGCCGAAGCAGCCGCAAAAGCGGCGGATGCCCCCGGGGTTGCGCCCGACGTTGCTACCCAAGCTGAGGCGGCTAGCGTGAACGACGATGCGGCCAATCATGGCGCATCCGCGCAACGCAGCAATCCAGGCAAGCGCGAAGAAAGTGCCAGCGATGCCCACCCGGCCGGCGTGCTGGGTGGACTCTGGTTCCAGTTCCTGAACGGCTTGCGGTTTTGA